One Paroedura picta isolate Pp20150507F chromosome 3, Ppicta_v3.0, whole genome shotgun sequence genomic window carries:
- the ENGASE gene encoding cytosolic endo-beta-N-acetylglucosaminidase isoform X1, translating into MDGGEQDGARSRGAKRAEPDGEEGGAWQDDGGGGRRPARGPFRPGPRLQLDMESQRTSVLHQVVSLAPAPLPARQYDRQTSEPISFYLAGLEELLSWNPSTDDAFNVSIEPLAKRQPPLDSNRPRTLVCHDMKGGYLEDRFIQGSEVCDPFVFYHWCYIDIFVYFSHHTVTIPPVVWTNAAHRNGVLMLGTFITEWTDGAKICESFLGGEEAYHSVADQLAAITQFYRFDGWLVNIENSLSVTAAKNMPHFLRYLTDRVHQAVPGGKVLWYDSVLKSGELMWQNELNNNNQVYFDACDGFFTNYNWKEEQLLQTREMAGERQCDIYVGVDVFGRGDVVGSGFETNKSLRLIRHHGLSVAIFAPGWVYEHLGSTDFLHNENKFWGLLSEWLPTHSVGSLPFGTTFSLGMGKKHFNKGQVNGTKPWYNMSAQEVQPLYTSHQLPTGSWLRTRCCLQDAWCGGSSLLLEGAIPPNANHITARLFSFQMPAPRRLYLVLIYKHEDPSQVVTIAPELTTKESRWCYVFSQPVEATRHKPSLLPTPPFHLAQLLKGCGQHGDPGWQGRCYELELQNCVLSELSVAVSRQHSGQDEVPFTYRLGEIWVMDAAHLSSPLFTAAASPIYPIEVAHIQWHHPSQEELSVSLTLQWTYPLSEAKCFRVHYRHGSCVSDSESPLLIGEAHAPLYRVAELRVPNAQSGASCRLEFLVEPVPQNGVQVAAALWGKLLLVYSNPKLPSTGGSTDIR; encoded by the exons CTTGCAGCTTGATATGGAGAGCCAAAGAACTTCCGTCCTCCATCAGGTGGTCAGTTTGGCCCCTGCTCCTCTCCCTG ccaggcAATATGACAGACAAACCAGCGAGCCAATCAGCTTCTACCTTGCAGGCTTGGAGGAGCTGCTGTCTTGGAACCCCAGCACTGACGATGCTTTCAACGTATCTATTGAGCCCCTAGCTAAACGGCAACCTCCGCTTGACAGCAACAGGCCCCGCACGCTGGTGTGCCATGATATGAAGGGTGGCTACCTGGAAGACAG GTTCATCCAGGGGTCAGAGGTCTGCGACCCTTTTGTGTTCTACCACTGGTGCTACATCGACATTTTTGTCTACTTCAGCCATCACACAGTTACCATCCCTCCAGTGGTCTGGACCAATGCTGCTCATCGCAACGGTGTCCTTATGCTGG GGACATTCATCACAGAGTGGACCGACGGCGCAAAGATCTGTGAGTCGTTTCTGGGAGGCGAGGAGGCATACCATTCTGTGGctgaccagctggctgcaattACACAGTTCTATCGTTTTGATGGCTGGCTGGTCAACATTGAGAATTCTTTGAGT GTGACGGCTGCAAAGAACATGCCCCACTTCTTGCGATATCTGACAGACCGAGTGCATCAAGCTGTGCCAGGAGGAAAGGTGCTGTGGTATGACAGTGTCCTGAAGAGTGGAGAGCTCATGTGGCAGAATGAACTCAACAATAACAACCA GGTTTACTTTGACGCTTGTGATGGCTTCTTTACTAACTACAACTGGAAGGAAGAGCAACTGCTGCAGACGAGAGAGATGGCAGGCGAGCGTCAGTGTGACATCTATGTGGGGGTGGATGTGTTCGGCCGTGGTGATGTTGTGGGTAGTGGCTTTGAGACTAACAAG TCTCTGCGCCTGATTCGTCATCATGGCCTTTCTGTGGCCATCTTTGCACCTGGCTGGGTGTATGAGCATTTGGGCTCAACAGACTTCCTGCACAATGAGAACAA ATTCTGGGGCCTGCTATCTGAATGGCTGCCCACTCATAGTGTTGGCTCCCTTCCCTTTGGCACTACCTTCAGTCTAGGCATGGGTAAGAAGcacttcaacaagggccag gtgaACGGGACCAAACCGTGGTACAACATGAGTGCTCAAGAGGTCCAGCCCCTGTACACCAGTCACCAGCTCCCCACTGGCAGCTGGTTGCGGACCCGCTGCTGCTTGCAGGACGCCTGGTGTGGGGGTAGTTCCCTTCTGCTGGAGGGGGCTATCCCACCCAATGCTAATCACATCACAGCAAG GCTGTTTTCCTTTCAGATGCCAGCACCTCGTCGATTATATCTTGTCTTAATTTATAAACATGAAGACCCGTCTCAAGTAGTGACAATTGCCCCAGAGTTGACAACAAAGGAGTCACGCTGGTGTTATGTGTTTTCTCAGCCAG TAGAAGCTACTCGGCATAAGCCCTCACTTCTCCCCACGCCTCCTTTCCACCTGGCCCAGTTACTAAAAGGGTGTGGACAACATGGGGATCCTGGCTGGCAGGGCCG ATGCTATGAGCTGGAGCTCCAGAACTGTGTCCTGAGTGAACTCTCGGTTGCTGTCTCCCGCCAGCACAGTGGCCAGGATGAAGTGCCCTTCACCTACCGCCTGGGAGAGATCTGG GTGATGGATGCTGCCCACCTGTCTTCGCCGCTcttcactgctgctgccagtccaaTCTACCCTATTGAAGTTGCCCACATCCAGTGGCATCACCCTTCCCAGGAGGAGCTCTCTGTCAGTCTTACGTTGCAGTGGACTTATCCTCTGAGCGAGGCCAAGTGCTTTCGTGTGCACTACCGACATGGGTCATGTGTCAGTGATTCTGAGTCTCCTCTTCTGATCGGGGAGGCTCATGCTCCCCTCTACCGTGTGGCTGAGCTGAGGGTGCCTAATGCACAGTCTGGGGCTTCCTGTCGCTTGGAGTTCCTTGTGGAGCCAGTGCCCCAGAATGGGGTCCAGGTAGCTGCTGCCCTGTGGGGGAAACTGTTATTGGTCTACTCCAACCCAAAGCTACCTAGCACTGGGGGCAGTACTGATATCCGGTAA
- the ENGASE gene encoding cytosolic endo-beta-N-acetylglucosaminidase isoform X2 has translation MDGGEQDGARSRGAKRAEPDGEEGGAWQDDGGGGRRPARGPFRPGPRLQLDMESQRTSVLHQVVSLAPAPLPARQYDRQTSEPISFYLAGLEELLSWNPSTDDAFNVSIEPLAKRQPPLDSNRPRTLVCHDMKGGYLEDRFIQGSEVCDPFVFYHWCYIDIFVYFSHHTVTIPPVVWTNAAHRNGVLMLGTFITEWTDGAKICESFLGGEEAYHSVADQLAAITQFYRFDGWLVNIENSLSVTAAKNMPHFLRYLTDRVHQAVPGGKVLWYDSVLKSGELMWQNELNNNNQVYFDACDGFFTNYNWKEEQLLQTREMAGERQCDIYVGVDVFGRGDVVGSGFETNKSLRLIRHHGLSVAIFAPGWVYEHLGSTDFLHNENKFWGLLSEWLPTHSVGSLPFGTTFSLGMGKKHFNKGQVNGTKPWYNMSAQEVQPLYTSHQLPTGSWLRTRCCLQDAWCGGSSLLLEGAIPPNANHITARLFSFQMPAPRRLYLVLIYKHEDPSQVVTIAPELTTKESRWCYVFSQPEATRHKPSLLPTPPFHLAQLLKGCGQHGDPGWQGRCYELELQNCVLSELSVAVSRQHSGQDEVPFTYRLGEIWVMDAAHLSSPLFTAAASPIYPIEVAHIQWHHPSQEELSVSLTLQWTYPLSEAKCFRVHYRHGSCVSDSESPLLIGEAHAPLYRVAELRVPNAQSGASCRLEFLVEPVPQNGVQVAAALWGKLLLVYSNPKLPSTGGSTDIR, from the exons CTTGCAGCTTGATATGGAGAGCCAAAGAACTTCCGTCCTCCATCAGGTGGTCAGTTTGGCCCCTGCTCCTCTCCCTG ccaggcAATATGACAGACAAACCAGCGAGCCAATCAGCTTCTACCTTGCAGGCTTGGAGGAGCTGCTGTCTTGGAACCCCAGCACTGACGATGCTTTCAACGTATCTATTGAGCCCCTAGCTAAACGGCAACCTCCGCTTGACAGCAACAGGCCCCGCACGCTGGTGTGCCATGATATGAAGGGTGGCTACCTGGAAGACAG GTTCATCCAGGGGTCAGAGGTCTGCGACCCTTTTGTGTTCTACCACTGGTGCTACATCGACATTTTTGTCTACTTCAGCCATCACACAGTTACCATCCCTCCAGTGGTCTGGACCAATGCTGCTCATCGCAACGGTGTCCTTATGCTGG GGACATTCATCACAGAGTGGACCGACGGCGCAAAGATCTGTGAGTCGTTTCTGGGAGGCGAGGAGGCATACCATTCTGTGGctgaccagctggctgcaattACACAGTTCTATCGTTTTGATGGCTGGCTGGTCAACATTGAGAATTCTTTGAGT GTGACGGCTGCAAAGAACATGCCCCACTTCTTGCGATATCTGACAGACCGAGTGCATCAAGCTGTGCCAGGAGGAAAGGTGCTGTGGTATGACAGTGTCCTGAAGAGTGGAGAGCTCATGTGGCAGAATGAACTCAACAATAACAACCA GGTTTACTTTGACGCTTGTGATGGCTTCTTTACTAACTACAACTGGAAGGAAGAGCAACTGCTGCAGACGAGAGAGATGGCAGGCGAGCGTCAGTGTGACATCTATGTGGGGGTGGATGTGTTCGGCCGTGGTGATGTTGTGGGTAGTGGCTTTGAGACTAACAAG TCTCTGCGCCTGATTCGTCATCATGGCCTTTCTGTGGCCATCTTTGCACCTGGCTGGGTGTATGAGCATTTGGGCTCAACAGACTTCCTGCACAATGAGAACAA ATTCTGGGGCCTGCTATCTGAATGGCTGCCCACTCATAGTGTTGGCTCCCTTCCCTTTGGCACTACCTTCAGTCTAGGCATGGGTAAGAAGcacttcaacaagggccag gtgaACGGGACCAAACCGTGGTACAACATGAGTGCTCAAGAGGTCCAGCCCCTGTACACCAGTCACCAGCTCCCCACTGGCAGCTGGTTGCGGACCCGCTGCTGCTTGCAGGACGCCTGGTGTGGGGGTAGTTCCCTTCTGCTGGAGGGGGCTATCCCACCCAATGCTAATCACATCACAGCAAG GCTGTTTTCCTTTCAGATGCCAGCACCTCGTCGATTATATCTTGTCTTAATTTATAAACATGAAGACCCGTCTCAAGTAGTGACAATTGCCCCAGAGTTGACAACAAAGGAGTCACGCTGGTGTTATGTGTTTTCTCAGCCAG AAGCTACTCGGCATAAGCCCTCACTTCTCCCCACGCCTCCTTTCCACCTGGCCCAGTTACTAAAAGGGTGTGGACAACATGGGGATCCTGGCTGGCAGGGCCG ATGCTATGAGCTGGAGCTCCAGAACTGTGTCCTGAGTGAACTCTCGGTTGCTGTCTCCCGCCAGCACAGTGGCCAGGATGAAGTGCCCTTCACCTACCGCCTGGGAGAGATCTGG GTGATGGATGCTGCCCACCTGTCTTCGCCGCTcttcactgctgctgccagtccaaTCTACCCTATTGAAGTTGCCCACATCCAGTGGCATCACCCTTCCCAGGAGGAGCTCTCTGTCAGTCTTACGTTGCAGTGGACTTATCCTCTGAGCGAGGCCAAGTGCTTTCGTGTGCACTACCGACATGGGTCATGTGTCAGTGATTCTGAGTCTCCTCTTCTGATCGGGGAGGCTCATGCTCCCCTCTACCGTGTGGCTGAGCTGAGGGTGCCTAATGCACAGTCTGGGGCTTCCTGTCGCTTGGAGTTCCTTGTGGAGCCAGTGCCCCAGAATGGGGTCCAGGTAGCTGCTGCCCTGTGGGGGAAACTGTTATTGGTCTACTCCAACCCAAAGCTACCTAGCACTGGGGGCAGTACTGATATCCGGTAA